A window from Kwoniella pini CBS 10737 chromosome 1, complete sequence encodes these proteins:
- a CDS encoding 60S ribosomal protein uL2, whose amino-acid sequence MGRVIRAQRKSGGIFKSHTHHNKNPARLRNLDFAEKNGYIRGVVREIIHDAGRGAPLATVVFRDPYRYKLRKETFLATEGISTGSFIYAGKKATLNVGNVLPISQCPEGTIISNVEEKIGDRGALARTSGNYATVIGHSETGVTRIRLPSGAKKTVSSRCRATVGIIAGGGRIDKPFLKAGRKHHAMRAKRNSWPRTRGVAMNPVDHPHGGGNHQHIGHASTMARDAPSGQKAGLIAARRTGLLRGTAGKTVDTA is encoded by the exons ATGGGT CGAGTTATTAGAGCTCAAAGAAAATCAGGTGGTATTTTCAAATCCCACACTCACCATAACAAAAACCCAGCTCGATTGAGAAATCTCGATTTCGCTGAAAAGAATGGTTACATTAGAGGTGTAGTTAGGGAGATTATCCACGATGCTGGTCG AGGTGCTCCCCTTGCCACCGTTGTCTTCCGAGACCCATACAGATACAAGCTCCGAAAAGAGACTTTCCTCGCTACTGAGGGTATCTCCACTGGATCTTTCATCTACGCTGGTAAAAAAGCAACTTTGAACGTAGGAAACGTTCTTCCAATCTCTCAATGCCCTGAAGGTACAATTATCTCCAACGTTGAAGAGAAAATCGGAGACAGAGGAGCTTTAGCTAGAACTTCAGGAAACTACGCTACAGTTATTGGACACTCTGAAACTGGTGTTACTAGAATTAGATTACCTTCAGGTGCTAAAAAAACTGTTTCTTCAAGATGTAGAGCAACAGTTGGTATCATTGCTGGTGGTGGAAGAATTGATAAACCATTCCTTAAAGCTGGTAGAAAACACCATGCTATGAGAGCTAAGAGAAACTCATGGCCAAGAACTAGAGGTGTTGCTATGAACCCAGTTGACCATCCTCATGGTGGTGGTAATCATCAACACATTGGTCACGCTTCTACAATGGCCAGAGATGCTCCTTCAGGTCAAAAAGCTGGTCTTATCGCTGCCAGAAGAACTGGTCTTCTC CGAGGTACCGCCGGAAAGACCGTCGACACTGCTTAA
- a CDS encoding protein BMH2: MSNREDSVYLAKLAEQAERYEEMVENMKSVASSDQELTVEERNLLSVAYKNVIGARRASWRIVSSIEQKEESKGNEAQVSMIKAYREKIEAELAKICEDILEVLDKHLIPSAASGESKVFYHKMMGDYHRYLAEFATGDKRKDSADKSLEAYKAASDVAVTELPPTHPIRLGLALNFSVFYYEILNSPDRACHLAKQAFDDAIAELDTLSEESYKDSTLIMQLLRDNLTLWTSDMNEPTDKEEKADEPKEEAAAPAAA, from the exons ATGTCCAACAGAGAAGATTCCGTCTACCTTGCTAAGCTCGCTGAGCAAGCTGAGCGATATGAGG AAATGGTTGAGAACATGAAATCTGTCGCTTCTTCCGACCAAGAGCTCACTGTCGAGGAACGAAATCTCCTTTCCGTTGCCTACAAGAACGTTATTGGTGCCCGACGTGCATCTTGGAGAATCGTTTCTTCCATCGAGCAAAAAGAGGAGTCCAAAGGAAACGAAGCTCAAGTTTCAATGATCAAGGCTTACCGAGAAAAGATTGAAGCCGAGCTCGCTAAAATCTGTGAGGACATTCTCGAGGTTCTTGACAAACACCTCATCCCATCCGCTGCTTCCGGTGAATCCAAGGTATTCTACCACAAGAT GATGGGAGATTACCACCGATACCTCGCTGAGTTCGCCACCGGCGACAAGCGAAAAGACTCCGCCGACAAGTCCCTTGAGGCCTACAAGGCTGCTTCTGACGTTGCTGTCACTGAGCTTCCCCCAACTCACCCAATCAGACTTGGTTTGGCCCTTAACTTCTCCGTATTCTA CTACGAGATCCTCAACAGTCCCGACAGAGCATGTCACCTCGCCAAACAAGCCTTCGACGATGCCATTGCTGAGCTCGACACCCTTTCTGAGGAATCATACAA GGACTCTACCCTTATCATGCAACTTCTCCGAGATAACCTTACCTTGTGGACTTCCGACATGAACGAGCCTA CAGACAAGGAGGAGAAAGCCGATGAACCAAAGGAGGAAGCCGCTGCCCCAGCTGCCGCTTAA